The proteins below come from a single Rosa rugosa chromosome 2, drRosRugo1.1, whole genome shotgun sequence genomic window:
- the LOC133731413 gene encoding G-type lectin S-receptor-like serine/threonine-protein kinase At1g61460, giving the protein MELTDTILSSRDALREYIGQSDLSERLIYDFDTISTATNNFNITNKLGQGGFGPVYKGMLPQGKEIAVKRLSSSSGQGIQEFKNEMSFVSNLQHKNLVRLLGCCIKDGEKLLIYEFMANKSLDTLLRG; this is encoded by the exons ATGGAATTAACTGATACGATTCTTTCTTCAAGAGATGCTCTTCGAGAATATATAGGACAATCTGATCTATCAGAGCGTTTGATCTATGATTTTGATACTATATCGACTGCTACAAACAATTTCAACATCACAAACAAACTCGGGCAAGGAGGCTTTGGTCCAGTTTATAAG GGTATGCTACCACAAGGGAAGGAAATTGCGGTAAAAAGACTATCTAGCAGCTCAGGTCAAGGTATTCAAGAATTCAAGAATGAGATGTCGTTCGTTTCCAATCTTCAGCACAAAAATCTTGTTAGGCTCTTGGGTTGCTGCATTAAAGATGGGGAGAAGTTACTGATTTATGAATTCATGGCAAACAAAAGCCTCGATACTTTGTTGCGCGGTTAG
- the LOC133731410 gene encoding G-type lectin S-receptor-like serine/threonine-protein kinase SD1-29, with translation MGVQMGSGAESFSILNFLMFFLFIFSLLSSNFHCAEVYNITPSHPLAHGQTLVSSGFIFELGFFSPNGSANKYVGLWHKNVLPRKVMWVANRENPLAVADNLATLRVGSNGNLDLVDGKQISVWSTNTTFQVPSSTTSSVIASLLDNGNFVVEYNGYQLWQSFDYPADTILKDQLLGFDSKSGRKNVMTSWKSESDPSTGKYSVGLTPETPPQVFIWINGSIPYWRSGPWDRSKFIGIPDMDDRYGSGFSLYENLTAKYFSYSFSDSTLAYFDISSEVLV, from the coding sequence ATGGGAGTGCAAATGGGTAGTGGAGCTGAGAGCTTTAGCATTTTAAATTTTCTCATGTTCTTCTTATTCATTTTCAGCTTGCTTTCGTCGAATTTTCATTGTGCTGAAGTTTATAACATAACTCCTTCCCATCCATTAGCACATGGACAAACTCTTGTCTCCTCTGGCTTCATTTTCGAATTGGGTTTCTTCAGTCCCAATGGTTCTGCTAATAAGTATGTGGGGTTATGGCACAAGAATGTACTTCCGCGTAAAGTAATGTGGGTGGCAAACAGAGAAAATCCTCTTGCAGTTGCAGACAACTTGGCTACTTTGAGAGTTGGCAGCAATGGGAATCTGGATCTTGTAGATGGGAAGCAGATATCTGTCTGGTCAACCAATACTACATTTCAGGTGCCATCATCTACTACTAGTTCAGTCATTGCATCTCTTTTAGACAATGGAAACTTCGTTGTCGAATATAATGGCTATCAATTGTGGCAGAGTTTTGATTACCCTGCTGACACAATCCTAAAAGACCAGCTGCTGGGCTTTGATAGCAAATCTGGAAGAAAGAATGTCATGACTTCCTGGAAAAGTGAAAGTGATCCATCAACTGGGAAGTATTCGGTAGGACTGACACCTGAGACACCACCACAAGTGTTCATTTGGATCAATGGATCAATTCCCTATTGGAGGAGTGGGCCTTGGGATAGATCAAAGTTCATTGGCATACCAGATATGGATGATCGATATGGAAGTGGATTTAGTCTATATGAGAATTTAACAGCAAAGTACTTCTCTTATAGTTTTTCTGACAGTACTCTCGCATATTTCGACATCTCTTCAGAAGTGTTAGTATAA
- the LOC133731412 gene encoding G-type lectin S-receptor-like serine/threonine-protein kinase SD1-29, giving the protein MLSESGKNWYPNFSAPTNPCDNYGACGPFGVCKAFESPICRCLKGFVPKSDEEWSKGTWTGGCVRRNKLSCQSDTNKSVSLRAKEDNNWFKKMTMLKVPDSHEFVVTSLDVDNEHGACEKQCLSNCSCLAYAFVNKIGCLVWSKELIDIQQFSFGGEDLYIRLAEAERDEGKPIKLIATLTAICSITILGAIVYGWHRLGADQKG; this is encoded by the exons ATGCTGTCAGAAAGTGGCAAGAACTGGTATCCAAACTTCAGTGCACCAACTAATCCCTGCGACAATTATGGAGCATGCGGACCTTTTGGTGTTTGCAAAGCTTTTGAATCTCCAATATGTAGGTGTTTGAAAGGGTTTGTACCAAAGTCAGATGAGGAATGGAGCAAAGGAACCTGGACAGGAGGTTGTGTGAGGCGAAACAAATTGTCTTGTCAAAGTGACACAAACAAGTCAGTCTCATTGAGAGCTAAAGAAGATAATAATTGGTTTAAGAAGATGACTATGTTGAAAGTACCAGATTCTCATGAATTTGTTGTTACATCTTTAGATGTTGACAACGAGCATGGTGCCTGCGAGAAGCAGTGCCTAAGCAATTGTTCTTGCCTGGCTTATGCATTTGTAAATAAAATAGGGTGTTTGGTCTGGTCCAAAGAGCTTATTGACATACAGCAATTTTCGTTTGGCGGAGAAGATCTCTATATTCGCCTAGCAGAAGCAGAACGAG ATGAAGGTAAGCCAATAAAGTTAATTGCCACCCTTACAGCTATTTGTTCTATCACTATCCTGGGGGCCATAGTGTATGGTTGGCATAGGCTTGGAGCTGACCAAAAAGGTTAA